A genomic region of Synechococcus sp. NOUM97013 contains the following coding sequences:
- a CDS encoding SMP-30/gluconolactonase/LRE family protein — protein sequence MVFRSEFVETKIEVVDPRFKSLVLFNAQLELLFDGCRWLEGPVWFGDQQRLLVSDIPNDRILSWSESHGLSVFRHNAGFPNGQTRDLQGRLLTCSHGHRALLRTEHNGRVVHLVDSHLGKPLNTPNDVVVKSDGTIWFSDPLYGLVNDFEGGRRHSLQPAVVYRFDPADGSLKAMTDPSEVVGPNGLAFSPDESLLYIVDTAAPEGFCEAPLEHDAPKPDRLIHVFDVEDGGQQISGRRDFYRVTNGNADGIRVDIDGNIWSSAGNGVHCIASDGTLLGRIATPRLVGNLCFGGIHSNRLFLCCWDAVYSIFVHARGIQHPALP from the coding sequence TCTTCGATGGTTGTCGATGGTTGGAAGGTCCAGTTTGGTTTGGCGACCAGCAGCGTCTTCTGGTCTCTGACATTCCCAACGATCGAATTTTGTCGTGGAGTGAGAGCCATGGTCTGAGTGTGTTTCGCCACAACGCTGGATTCCCGAATGGACAAACGCGTGATCTGCAGGGACGTCTGTTGACCTGCAGTCACGGCCATCGGGCACTACTGCGCACCGAGCACAACGGTCGTGTTGTTCATCTGGTGGATTCCCACCTGGGCAAGCCTTTGAACACACCCAATGATGTGGTGGTGAAAAGTGACGGCACGATTTGGTTCAGCGATCCGTTGTATGGACTCGTGAACGATTTCGAGGGTGGACGGCGGCATTCGTTGCAACCAGCTGTGGTCTATCGCTTTGACCCGGCGGATGGATCTCTCAAGGCGATGACGGATCCCTCTGAGGTGGTCGGTCCGAATGGTCTTGCCTTCTCTCCCGATGAATCACTGCTTTACATCGTGGATACAGCGGCTCCTGAAGGTTTTTGCGAGGCCCCACTCGAGCACGATGCCCCCAAGCCTGATCGACTCATTCACGTGTTTGATGTGGAGGACGGCGGCCAGCAGATATCGGGTCGACGCGACTTCTATCGGGTGACCAACGGCAATGCTGACGGAATCCGGGTGGATATCGACGGCAACATCTGGAGTAGTGCCGGGAATGGCGTTCACTGCATTGCCTCGGATGGCACCTTGCTGGGACGCATCGCTACACCCCGTCTGGTTGGCAATCTCTGTTTTGGTGGCATCCATAGCAACCGTCTGTTCCTCTGCTGCTGGGATGCGGTGTATTCCATCTTTGTGCATGCGCGTGGAATCCAACACCCTGCACTTCCTTGA
- a CDS encoding VOC family protein, translating into MAFSLPTADCLDPLLALLGVEDHGQTLLQGESLQRRFGLREGQAIVHHYRLGDECLDYVSFEGVDPVQQQHLGVANSLWFQHVAIVVSDLQRAAEQLMPVVTPISQAPQWLPNGVGAWKFRNAAGHAMELLWFPPGLGHPRWHEADAPLFQGLDHTAIAISDSDQSLMFYGVELGLQLRYATLNQGVEQERLDGVVNPKVSIHGLSGSTPCGIEFLRYLSPAPLQPTAAALLPQDALYAQILIKHPEAGSGRLLSDPDGHRLWISS; encoded by the coding sequence GTGGCGTTTTCTCTCCCCACAGCCGACTGCCTCGATCCTCTACTGGCGCTTCTTGGTGTTGAGGATCACGGGCAGACCCTGTTGCAAGGGGAGAGCCTTCAACGCCGTTTCGGCTTGCGTGAGGGGCAGGCCATCGTGCATCACTACCGACTGGGTGATGAGTGTCTTGACTACGTCTCCTTCGAAGGTGTCGATCCCGTCCAACAGCAACACCTAGGGGTCGCGAACAGTCTCTGGTTCCAGCATGTCGCGATCGTGGTGAGTGATCTGCAGCGTGCGGCGGAACAGCTGATGCCTGTGGTGACCCCGATCTCGCAAGCCCCGCAGTGGTTGCCCAATGGCGTGGGGGCATGGAAGTTCCGCAATGCCGCTGGTCATGCCATGGAGCTGCTCTGGTTTCCTCCTGGACTCGGGCACCCGCGTTGGCATGAGGCGGACGCCCCACTGTTTCAGGGACTCGACCACACGGCAATCGCGATCAGCGACAGCGACCAAAGTCTGATGTTTTACGGCGTGGAGCTTGGCCTTCAACTTCGCTATGCCACCCTCAATCAAGGTGTTGAACAAGAGCGCCTTGATGGCGTCGTCAATCCCAAAGTGTCCATTCATGGATTGAGTGGTTCAACGCCGTGCGGGATTGAGTTCTTGAGATATCTCAGTCCGGCACCGTTGCAACCCACGGCGGCTGCGTTGTTGCCGCAGGATGCTTTATACGCACAGATTCTGATCAAGCATCCTGAGGCTGGATCTGGTCGCCTGTTAAGTGACCCTGATGGTCACCGACTGTGGATTTCTTCTTAA
- a CDS encoding RidA family protein, whose protein sequence is MPLERHPIRTQNANQPVASYSQGYQIGQFVFVSGQMPVDPATNQTVEGGSAEHTRQCLKNVFGVLQEAGCTYRDVGQAVVYMTNIDEIEDMDAVWKEFFPDPDNYCSRAVIGISKLVVGARIEISCIAIKG, encoded by the coding sequence ATGCCATTGGAGCGTCATCCAATCCGCACCCAAAATGCCAACCAGCCTGTTGCTAGCTACAGCCAGGGCTACCAAATCGGACAGTTTGTGTTCGTGTCCGGCCAGATGCCTGTGGATCCAGCCACCAATCAAACGGTGGAAGGTGGCAGTGCGGAACACACCCGCCAATGTCTGAAGAACGTGTTCGGTGTGCTGCAAGAAGCAGGATGCACGTATCGCGATGTAGGGCAGGCGGTGGTTTATATGACCAACATTGATGAAATCGAGGACATGGATGCTGTCTGGAAAGAGTTTTTCCCTGATCCCGATAACTATTGCTCCCGTGCGGTGATCGGCATCAGCAAATTGGTGGTTGGCGCCCGCATCGAAATCTCCTGTATCGCAATCAAGGGCTGA
- a CDS encoding heme-binding protein gives MIHCLELADADHIVESAKQMAHQLSARVSIAVVDASGVLLSFRRLDGASIASVETSAAKARTAALTGGDSAAAEQAIASGRMALLSLQAVLNQPCALMAGGLVLRYQDAVVGAIGVSGMTPDQDAAVAHAGVEAFALKAQDCSS, from the coding sequence ATGATTCACTGCCTCGAGCTGGCTGATGCAGACCACATCGTCGAATCAGCGAAGCAGATGGCGCATCAGTTGTCGGCACGGGTGTCGATCGCGGTGGTGGATGCCTCAGGGGTGCTTCTCTCCTTCCGTCGGCTCGATGGTGCGTCCATCGCCAGTGTCGAGACATCAGCCGCCAAGGCCCGGACGGCAGCATTGACTGGAGGAGACAGCGCTGCTGCAGAACAGGCGATTGCTTCAGGGCGCATGGCCCTGTTGTCGTTGCAGGCCGTGCTGAACCAGCCCTGCGCCTTGATGGCTGGTGGACTGGTGCTGCGTTATCAGGATGCGGTGGTGGGGGCGATCGGGGTGTCAGGGATGACGCCTGATCAGGATGCCGCGGTCGCCCACGCCGGGGTTGAGGCTTTCGCGCTCAAAGCCCAGGACTGCTCATCATGA
- a CDS encoding SDR family NAD(P)-dependent oxidoreductase yields the protein MTSLCLRDKVIIVTGGNSGIGKAIVEAVGALGAKVVIDYRSHPERTDELIEEIGELGGQAIGVQADVAKLDDLQRLVDVAVKTFGKVDVMVNNAGIETRTSILDTTPEDFDKVMNVNLRGVFFATQYAAKRMIAQGSGGRIINISSVHEDWPMPDNTPYCVAKGGVRMMTRTAGVELAGKGVSIVNVGPGAVATPINDSTMNNPELLAKLNAAIPMGRMAQPEEIASVVAFLAGDGASYMTATSVFADGGIMMSSPGL from the coding sequence ATGACCTCCCTTTGTCTGCGTGACAAGGTGATCATCGTGACCGGAGGCAATTCCGGTATCGGCAAGGCCATCGTCGAAGCCGTCGGTGCCCTGGGCGCCAAGGTGGTCATCGATTACCGCTCCCATCCAGAACGAACCGATGAGCTGATCGAAGAAATCGGAGAGCTGGGTGGTCAAGCCATCGGTGTTCAGGCAGACGTCGCCAAGCTGGACGACCTGCAACGCCTCGTGGATGTGGCGGTGAAGACCTTCGGCAAGGTCGACGTGATGGTGAACAACGCCGGGATCGAGACGCGCACATCAATCCTGGATACAACACCCGAAGACTTCGACAAGGTGATGAATGTCAATCTGCGCGGTGTGTTCTTCGCCACGCAGTACGCCGCCAAACGGATGATCGCCCAAGGCAGTGGCGGAAGGATCATCAACATTTCCTCGGTGCATGAAGACTGGCCGATGCCTGACAACACGCCCTACTGCGTAGCCAAAGGCGGAGTGCGCATGATGACTCGCACCGCTGGCGTGGAACTGGCAGGCAAGGGTGTCTCCATCGTGAATGTCGGTCCTGGTGCTGTCGCAACGCCGATCAACGATTCCACGATGAACAACCCCGAACTGCTCGCCAAGCTCAACGCCGCTATCCCCATGGGACGCATGGCACAACCTGAAGAGATCGCTTCCGTGGTGGCGTTCCTTGCCGGTGACGGCGCCAGTTACATGACGGCGACAAGCGTCTTCGCCGACGGCGGCATCATGATGAGCAGTCCTGGGCTTTGA
- a CDS encoding DoxX family protein — MDLVSLIVPAAPDGIAGAGLLVLRLFTGLVFIRHGWPKLSNLNTWATAMKTPAWLCFLSAFSMWAGGIALIAGLLTPLAAVAIAVSMLYAVVLEITNGFPFIAPDPFQIPEGDYAGPMGVGEPPSWEKAAMYVVMCFVLVTAGGGPLSIDLMLVAPRLQALLG, encoded by the coding sequence GTGGATCTTGTCTCTCTGATTGTCCCTGCGGCGCCGGACGGCATTGCCGGCGCTGGTCTTTTGGTGCTGCGGTTGTTCACCGGTCTGGTGTTCATCCGCCATGGTTGGCCAAAGCTCAGCAACCTGAACACCTGGGCCACGGCCATGAAGACTCCGGCATGGCTCTGTTTCCTTTCTGCCTTCTCGATGTGGGCCGGTGGGATTGCTCTGATTGCCGGGCTCTTGACTCCTCTGGCAGCCGTTGCCATTGCTGTTTCGATGCTTTACGCCGTGGTTCTGGAAATCACCAATGGCTTCCCGTTCATAGCACCTGACCCATTCCAAATCCCTGAAGGTGATTACGCCGGACCAATGGGTGTTGGTGAACCTCCCAGTTGGGAGAAGGCTGCGATGTATGTGGTGATGTGCTTTGTGCTGGTCACCGCGGGCGGTGGACCACTCAGCATCGATCTGATGCTGGTGGCTCCACGCCTGCAAGCTTTGTTGGGGTGA
- a CDS encoding Nif11-like leader peptide family natural product precursor has translation MTSTGSPQLEAFLHTVKGDQVLLDQFHQAACLDDIAAMGKTMGFQFTGVDILVHQASATLKLPSDALEALAAGVELEGHLWKMSIQWT, from the coding sequence ATGACCAGCACAGGTAGTCCACAGTTGGAAGCTTTCCTCCACACGGTGAAGGGTGATCAGGTTCTTCTTGATCAGTTCCATCAAGCGGCTTGTCTTGATGACATTGCAGCCATGGGGAAAACCATGGGCTTTCAGTTCACAGGGGTCGACATCCTGGTGCATCAGGCATCAGCCACGCTGAAACTGCCCAGTGACGCTCTCGAGGCTCTGGCGGCTGGGGTGGAACTGGAGGGACATCTCTGGAAGATGTCCATTCAATGGACTTAA